The Herminiimonas arsenitoxidans genome window below encodes:
- the leuC gene encoding 3-isopropylmalate dehydratase large subunit, with protein sequence MAQTLYDKLWQSHVVETGDDGTTVLYIDRHLLHEVTSPQAFEGLKLAGRRPWRVSANLMVADHNVPTTDRSQGIADPTSRLQVETLDGNAHEYGLTYFSMRDKRQGIVHVIGPEQGATLPGMTVVCGDSHTSTHGAFGALAHGIGTSEVEHVLATQTLLAQKSKAMLVQVDGVLPDGVTAKDIVLAIIGKIGTAGGTGYAIEFAGSAIRSLSMEGRMTVCNMAIEAGARAGMVAVDDVTINYVKGRPLSPVGPHWDRAVEYWRTLHSDVGAKFDMVVTLNAAEIKPQVSWGTSPEMVVAVDGRVPDPDKEKDPTKRDGMEKALVYMALKPNTLITDIRIDKVFIGSCTNSRIEDLRAAAAVVRGKFRASNVKLAMVVPGSGLVKEQAEREGLDKIFKAAGFEWREPGCSMCLAMNADRLEPGERCASTSNRNFEGRQGAGGRTHLVSPAMAAAAGIEGHFVDVRALKH encoded by the coding sequence ATGGCCCAAACGCTCTACGATAAACTTTGGCAATCGCACGTCGTCGAAACCGGCGACGATGGCACCACTGTGCTCTACATCGATCGTCATTTGCTGCATGAAGTGACCAGTCCTCAAGCATTTGAAGGCTTGAAGCTGGCTGGTCGTCGCCCATGGCGCGTTTCTGCCAACCTGATGGTGGCGGATCACAATGTGCCAACCACTGACCGTTCGCAAGGCATCGCAGATCCTACATCGCGCCTGCAAGTGGAAACGCTGGATGGCAATGCGCATGAATACGGTTTGACCTATTTCAGCATGCGTGACAAGCGCCAAGGCATCGTGCACGTCATCGGCCCTGAACAAGGTGCAACTTTGCCGGGGATGACGGTTGTGTGCGGTGATTCTCATACGTCTACGCATGGTGCGTTTGGCGCATTGGCACATGGCATCGGTACCTCGGAAGTCGAGCACGTATTGGCGACGCAAACTCTGTTGGCACAAAAATCAAAAGCAATGCTGGTACAAGTCGACGGCGTATTGCCGGATGGCGTAACAGCAAAAGATATCGTATTGGCGATTATCGGTAAGATCGGTACCGCTGGCGGTACTGGTTATGCAATCGAATTCGCGGGTTCTGCTATACGTTCCCTGTCGATGGAAGGTCGCATGACGGTCTGTAATATGGCGATTGAAGCAGGCGCGCGTGCGGGTATGGTTGCGGTTGATGATGTCACTATCAATTACGTCAAAGGTCGTCCTTTGTCGCCGGTCGGCCCACACTGGGATCGCGCAGTCGAGTACTGGCGTACCTTGCATTCCGATGTCGGTGCCAAGTTCGATATGGTCGTGACATTGAATGCTGCCGAAATCAAGCCGCAAGTCAGCTGGGGCACTTCGCCTGAAATGGTTGTGGCGGTAGATGGTCGCGTACCTGATCCAGACAAAGAAAAAGATCCAACCAAACGTGATGGTATGGAAAAAGCATTGGTGTACATGGCACTCAAGCCAAATACGCTGATCACAGATATCCGTATCGATAAAGTCTTCATCGGTTCCTGCACCAACTCGCGTATCGAAGATTTGCGTGCTGCTGCTGCCGTTGTGCGCGGCAAGTTCCGTGCATCGAACGTGAAATTGGCGATGGTTGTGCCTGGTTCCGGTTTGGTGAAAGAACAAGCCGAGCGCGAAGGTCTGGACAAGATTTTCAAGGCAGCAGGTTTTGAATGGCGCGAGCCAGGTTGCTCGATGTGTCTGGCGATGAATGCAGATCGTCTGGAGCCGGGTGAGCGTTGTGCTTCGACTTCAAACCGTAACTTCGAAGGTCGTCAAGGTGCGGGTGGACGTACCCATCTGGTCAGCCCTGCAATGGCTGCCGCTGCCGGTATTGAGGGTCACTTCGTCGACGTTCGTGCTTTGAAACATTGA